A genomic window from Populus nigra chromosome 7, ddPopNigr1.1, whole genome shotgun sequence includes:
- the LOC133698375 gene encoding protein DOG1-like 4, which produces MKGKVGERFSEFFEKWACQLDEYLQLLLRASKQRVINTVCDQRELQTLVSKVTQHYKDYFTIKWSLAHEDVLAFFCPIWGSPLENAYSWFTGWKPSTIFKLIDSTRINRVPGSSLAELTQEQLRKIEELRVKIRLEEEKVEREMERQQVAMADRKMFELARLTGRVKDSETMDQFDGLVEVAMKGLMAGLEKVMKAADCVRLRTLKGVLDVLSPLQCVDFLAATTMLQIQLRQWGKRRDSISRKE; this is translated from the coding sequence atgaaaggcAAAGTTGGTGAGAGATTCTCTGAGTTCTTTGAGAAATGGGCATGTCAACTGGATGAGTATCTACAACTGCTACTGAGGGCATCAAAACAGAGAGTTATTAATACCGTCTGTGATCAGCGAGAGCTACAAACTTTGGTGTCAAAAGTGACACAGCATTACAAAGACTACTTCACTATCAAATGGTCTTTAGCCCATGAAGATGTGCTTGCATTCTTTTGTCCAATTTGGGGTAGCCCTTTAGAGAATGCATATTCATGGTTTACTGGATGGAAACCTTCAACGATATTTAAACTCATTGATTCAACGAGAATAAATCGAGTTCCTGGGTCGAGTCTTGCCGAGCTGACACAGGAACAGCTGAGAAAGATTGAGGAGCTGAGGGTGAAGATAAGGTTAGAGGAAGAGAAGGTGGAGAGGGAAATGGAGAGGCAACAGGTAGCTATGGCAGACAGGAAGATGTTTGAGTTGGCAAGGTTGACAGGCCGGGTCAAGGATAGCGAAACAATGGATCAGTTCGACGGGTTGGTGGAGGTGGCAATGAAGGGACTGATGGCGGGACTAGAGAAGGTTATGAAAGCAGCAGACTGTGTTAGGCTGAGGACTTTGAAGGGAGTTTTGGATGTTTTAAGTCCATTGCAGTGTGTGGACTTCTTAGCTGCAACTACTATGCTCCAAATTCAGCTAAGGCAATGGGGAAAGAGAAGGGATAGTATTAGCAGAAAGGAGTAG
- the LOC133698580 gene encoding protein MALE DISCOVERER 2-like: MRDRWKTIGFQFLFFLVLILGLENQCSWSLNDEGLVLLEFRGRVNSDPFGALSNWNPNDIDPCSWSGVHCAAGKVQILDLSGFSLEGTLAPELGKLVNLTSLVLYRNHFTGAIPKEIGELRKLELLDLRNNNFSGAIPEEIGRLLSLKHLLLRDNKFEGSIPPEIRRLNLLSEFRFDGNLASAAATGVSFVNRKLGHGMWWSSWKHLNGANSFIFPIKGAFMHYLNSMTLQLFKLGKDTLHGRKENCFVKPDRSPEQNVEILANFVRRRLLEQSSNLQAAPAGGGSSSQPIIALPTTRSSGAFPAIPNAKKHQPQSPVPLDSPANPPTIGAKASTHSAEKPFKEQSPTNGTSGNTWMYFLIIPIVGVLIIFVAGLLFRCRKQGVTTIGPWKTGLSGQLQKAFVTGVPKLNRSELETACEDFSNIIDTFDGFTAYKGTLSSGVEISVASTTVASSKDWSKNAEMAYRKKIDTLSRINHKNFVNLIGFCEEDEPFNRMMVFEYAPNGTLFEHLHVKEMEHLDWNTRMRIIMGVSYCLQYMHHDLNPPIAHSKLCSRAIFLTDDYAAKIAEICFLPQATSNSKVSGELEDSLPPHVDPETNIYCFGVLLLEIISGKLPYSEEQGPLEKWAAEYLNGKRSISCMIDPSLKSFKNNDLDVICEIIQQCIQSDARHRPTMKEITSKLREVISISPDQATPRLSPLWWAELEILSVEAT; this comes from the exons ATGAGGGATAGATGGAAAACAATTGGATtccaatttttgttctttttggttttgattcttGGTCTTGAAAATCAATGCTCCTGGTCGCTTAATGATGAGG GATTGGTTTTGCTGGAATTCCGGGGACGAGTGAATTCTGATCCTTTCGGTGCTCTTTCAAATTGGAATCCCAATGACATTGATCCTTGCTCATGGTCTGGTGTTCATTGCGCTGCGGGAAAAGTGCAAATACT GGATCTGAGCGGTTTTTCTTTGGAAGGGACATTGGCGCCGGAGCTTGGCAAACTTGTTAACTTAACATCCCT TGTACTCTACCGAAACCATTTCACTGGTGCCATTCCTAAAGAGATTGGAGAGCTCAGAAAGCTGGAATTACTGGACCTGAGGAATAATAACTTCAGTGGAGCAATTCCAGAAGAAATAGGAAGATTACTGTCATTAAAACACTT GTTGCTAAGAGACAATAAATTTGAGGGAAGCATTCCTCCGGAGATCAGGAGGCTTAACCTGCTTTCTGAATTTCGATTTGATGGAAACCTTGCATCTGCTGCTGCTACTGGAGTTAGCTTTGTCAATAGAAAACTTGGACATGG CATGTGGTGGAGCAGCTGGAAGCACTTGAATGGGGCGAATTCATTCATATTCCCAATTAAAGGAGCTTTTATGCATTACCTGAATTCCATGACATTGCAATT GTTCAAGCTCGGGAAGGATACTCTGCATGGTCGCAAAGAAAATTGCTTTGTTAAGCCAGATA GATCACCTGAGCAAAATGTAGAGATCCTTGCCAATTTTGTACGTCGCAGACTACTTGAGCAGTCCAGTAACCTCCAAGCTGCACCTGCGGGTGGTGGATCTTCCTCTCAACCAATTATTGCTCTTCCAACCACGCGAAGTAGTGGGGCTTTCCCAGCAATACCAAATGCAAAGAAGCATCAACCTCAATCCCCTGTGCCATTGGATTCACCTGCTAATCCTCCAACAATAGGAGCTAAGGCTTCAACTCATTCTGCTGAAAAGCCATTTAAAGAACAATCTCCAACCAATGGAACTTCTGGAAATACATGGATGTATTTCCTAATCATTCCAATCGTGGGTGTCTTGATCATTTTTGTAGCAGGCTTGCTCTTTAGGTGCCGGAAACAAGGAGTGACAACCATAGGTCCTTGGAAGACTGGTCTAAGTGGACAGTTGCAGAAAGCATTTGTTACAG GGGTTCCCAAGCTAAATCGATCAGAGCTGGAAACTGCCTGTGAGGATTTCAGCAATATCATTGATACATTTGATGGTTTCACTGCATATAAGGGAACACTGTCTAGTGGAGTTGAGATTTCTGTTGCATCAACTACAGTGGCTTCTTCCAAAGATTGGTCAAAGAATGCAGAGATGGCATACCGGAAAAAG ATTGATACACTATCACGGATTAATCATAAGAACTTTGTAAACCTCATTGGCTTCTGTGAGGAGGATGAACCTTTCAATAGGATGATGGTTTTTGAATATGCTCCAAATGGAACTCTCTTTGAGCATCTGCATG ttAAAGAAATGGAACATCTCGACTGGAATACAAGGATGAGGATTATTATGGGTGTTTCTTATTGCCTGCAATATATGCACCATGATCTGAATCCACCTATAGCACATTCTAAACTGTGTTCACGCGCTATCTTCTTAACAGATGATTATGCTGCTAAG atTGCAGAGATCTGTTTTTTGCCTCAAGCTACATCAAACTCAAAGGTCTCAGGCGAATTGGAGGATTCACTGCCACCCCATGTTGATCCAGAAACAAACATCTATTGTTTTGGGGTTTTGTTGCTTGAAATCATTTCCGGGAAGCTCCCATACTCAGAAGAACAAGGACCCCTTGAAAAATGG GCTGCTGAATATTTGAATGGCAAGCGGAGTATCAGCTGCATGATTGATCCAAGCCTTAAGTCTTTCAAAAACAACGATCTTGACGTCATCTGTGAGATTATCCAACAATGTATCCAATCAGATGCAAGGCACAGACCAACAATGAAGGAGATCACCTCCAAATTGAGGGAAGTGATTTCTATCTCACCTGATCAAGCAACCCCTAGACTTTCTCCTCTGTGGTGGGCTGAGCTTGAGATATTATCCGTAGAGGCAACTTAG